Proteins encoded together in one Candidatus Dependentiae bacterium window:
- a CDS encoding metallophosphoesterase: MKLCINIRFDQAVEQRRACSSVAEFVQTYQANKKFTLDFEHVLDEVRLFVDTKAKSMGNTDLWLDRTMPDQYWFNVDTFVLSDDYKSSNQFFPYVEKFVFPSDAHIAVWGDLHGSVSTVVESLVQLQRDGYLDEQFTITRKDFYCVFLGDFVDKEQHGTELLYLLMKLHNQNPGHVFLLRGNHEDAAVNKTFRKELSKKYPDIDPVTSKKIFCLYDHLPVALFGGIRSTDGLVNGIQFCHAGFEHGYNASTFLDSSAHFELITKLKRSSILEQLPDSQSKEQLIKLKDLVLRASSGQEKNLENSLLQEAKMEQHVINGHNWFTIQMLTWLYKREIINALPTLFQDLDLKSTMNLGDIRLGFSWNSFTDQENNKRLGGRDDLHVLWSYAHFNCGPEATNYFLRLNSTDTWTLQTVIRGHQHQGKMLEDLHQSEGLARWFDGKLVTTVASPLLTGYASFFIFHGAPDTADWSIDRYAAVSRFPFKKESSSLFS, from the coding sequence GTGAAGTTGTGTATAAATATTCGGTTTGATCAAGCAGTTGAGCAACGTCGAGCATGTTCTTCAGTTGCTGAATTTGTTCAAACGTACCAAGCAAATAAAAAATTTACACTCGATTTTGAGCATGTACTTGATGAAGTCAGGCTGTTTGTTGATACAAAAGCCAAGAGCATGGGTAATACAGATCTTTGGCTTGATAGAACAATGCCAGACCAGTACTGGTTTAACGTTGATACTTTTGTGCTTTCAGATGACTACAAATCTTCAAACCAATTTTTCCCCTACGTTGAAAAGTTTGTTTTTCCAAGCGATGCACATATTGCAGTGTGGGGGGACTTGCATGGAAGTGTCAGTACGGTTGTTGAATCGCTTGTGCAGTTACAACGAGATGGCTATCTTGATGAGCAGTTTACTATTACTCGAAAAGATTTTTACTGTGTTTTCTTGGGTGACTTTGTTGATAAAGAACAGCATGGCACAGAGCTGCTTTATTTACTCATGAAGTTGCACAATCAAAACCCAGGGCATGTTTTTTTACTGCGTGGAAATCATGAAGATGCAGCGGTAAATAAAACGTTTCGAAAAGAGCTTTCCAAAAAATATCCAGATATTGATCCGGTAACCTCCAAAAAAATATTTTGTTTGTATGATCACCTGCCAGTGGCCCTTTTTGGAGGGATACGAAGCACAGATGGTTTGGTGAACGGCATTCAATTTTGTCACGCAGGTTTTGAGCATGGTTATAACGCGAGTACTTTTTTGGATAGCAGTGCGCACTTTGAATTGATCACAAAACTCAAGCGCTCCAGCATACTTGAGCAGTTGCCTGATAGCCAGTCAAAAGAGCAATTGATAAAACTAAAAGATCTTGTGCTGCGAGCATCAAGTGGGCAAGAAAAAAACTTAGAAAACAGTCTTTTGCAAGAAGCAAAAATGGAACAACATGTTATTAATGGCCATAACTGGTTTACCATCCAAATGCTTACGTGGCTTTATAAGCGAGAAATTATCAATGCACTTCCAACATTGTTTCAAGATCTTGATTTGAAATCAACTATGAACCTTGGGGATATTCGTTTAGGTTTCTCATGGAACTCTTTTACCGATCAAGAAAATAATAAACGTCTTGGCGGTCGAGACGACCTGCATGTGCTTTGGAGCTATGCACATTTTAATTGTGGTCCAGAAGCAACAAACTACTTTTTACGTCTCAATAGTACTGATACATGGACGTTGCAAACCGTTATTCGTGGGCATCAGCACCAAGGTAAAATGCTTGAAGATTTGCATCAGAGTGAAGGTCTTGCGCGATGGTTTGATGGCAAACTTGTGACAACGGTTGCCAGCCCGTTGCTCACCGGCTACGCATCATTTTTTATTTTTCATGGTGCACCTGATACAGCAGATTGGTCTATTGATCGTTATGCTGCCGTTTCAAGGTTTCCCTTTAAAAAAGAATCGAGCTCTTTATTTTCATAG
- a CDS encoding VOC family protein has translation MAIRKIDLAWITVSDFAQAKKFFVDTLGLTVSGGNEQFSWLELRGQDGGMLLGVGGSKPNDGCTIKPGQNAVMTFTVDDMEQTKAELEAKGVVFASEIIEIPGIVKMALFVDSDGNKFQLVENLEQNQ, from the coding sequence ATGGCGATTAGAAAAATAGACTTGGCTTGGATCACTGTTTCCGATTTTGCTCAAGCAAAAAAATTCTTCGTTGATACCCTTGGATTGACCGTATCTGGTGGTAATGAACAGTTTAGCTGGCTTGAATTACGCGGCCAAGATGGTGGTATGCTTTTAGGCGTTGGCGGGAGCAAGCCCAATGATGGCTGTACGATCAAGCCTGGTCAAAACGCTGTTATGACTTTTACTGTTGATGATATGGAGCAGACCAAGGCCGAACTAGAAGCCAAGGGAGTCGTCTTTGCAAGCGAGATCATTGAGATCCCTGGCATTGTAAAAATGGCTCTTTTTGTTGACTCAGATGGCAATAAGTTTCAGTTGGTTGAGAACTTAGAGCAGAACCAATAG
- the upp gene encoding uracil phosphoribosyltransferase, which yields MQRLRPLLYYFFIAGTLFTGSAGAMLDEYAEPSVPAIVKNYKPLSPLELMLLTTLRDQNTDMALFSGTVRNLTPFLVQRVFQCLEMQDVIIQTPVAQSIGAELKNNIVLVTVLRSGDALLEGFRRYLPDAPVGKILVQRDEQTSEPNYLYRKVPKAFKNNKKIVILEPMIATGGSLSMVIEILLHNGVAQENIIVSSVVAAPEGLHKLAEKFPEISVTVLSIDEKLNEKMFIVPGLGDFGDRFYGTDDYDADSEDD from the coding sequence ATGCAAAGATTGCGACCGTTATTGTATTATTTTTTTATCGCCGGAACGCTTTTTACGGGGTCAGCAGGAGCAATGTTGGACGAGTATGCCGAGCCCTCTGTCCCTGCTATCGTTAAAAATTATAAGCCTCTTTCTCCCTTAGAATTGATGCTTTTAACCACACTGCGTGATCAAAATACCGACATGGCACTTTTTTCCGGAACGGTTCGTAACCTGACGCCATTTCTGGTCCAGCGTGTTTTTCAGTGTTTGGAGATGCAAGATGTTATTATTCAAACACCCGTTGCTCAGTCTATTGGTGCTGAACTAAAAAATAATATCGTACTGGTAACCGTCTTGCGTTCTGGTGATGCATTGCTTGAAGGTTTTCGCCGTTATTTACCTGATGCACCTGTTGGAAAAATTTTGGTGCAGCGTGATGAGCAGACATCAGAGCCCAATTACCTTTACCGTAAAGTTCCAAAGGCGTTTAAAAATAATAAGAAAATTGTGATTCTTGAGCCGATGATTGCAACCGGTGGTAGTCTTAGTATGGTTATTGAAATTTTGCTACACAATGGCGTTGCTCAAGAAAATATTATTGTTTCAAGTGTGGTTGCAGCCCCTGAAGGCTTACATAAACTTGCGGAAAAATTTCCTGAAATTTCTGTAACGGTACTGAGTATTGATGAAAAGCTTAACGAGAAAATGTTTATTGTTCCTGGGTTGGGCGATTTTGGTGATCGTTTTTATGGAACCGATGATTATGATGCAGATTCTGAGGACGATTAA